A part of Aegilops tauschii subsp. strangulata cultivar AL8/78 chromosome 2, Aet v6.0, whole genome shotgun sequence genomic DNA contains:
- the LOC120973690 gene encoding uncharacterized protein isoform X2 — MTIDPYDQLFAADEGLDRSRVPDPLEELFAEDEPLARLYIDDCFQPTGDSSPSPPTSPRAPPPPPADAPAPVGFVNDDVGRIACPRASRGTDAGRRWFPISQAPAGSPRRMSRPASVFTDSDPTRGRNELAPPSPPRDALPLHLASLLPPGWGRPGCGRCTTTAPTEVQPGCLVRDEGPLQHEDWSITKELAMKSGAWKPAIHVPAEP; from the exons ATGACGATCGATCCGTACGATCAGTTGTTCGCCGCCGACGAGGGCCTCGACCGCTCCCGCGTCCCAGATCCGTTGGAGGAGCTCTTCGCGGAGGACGAGCCCCTCGCCCGGCTGTACATCGACGACTGCTTCCAGCCCACCGGGGACAGCAGTCCGTCCCCACCTACGTCTCCTCgtgcgcctccgcctccgcctgcgGACGCGCCGGCTCCTGTCGGGTTCGTCAACGACGACGTCGGGCGCATCGCCTGCCCGCGCGCATCACGGGGCACCGATGCGGGCAGGCGGTGGTTCCCGATCTCGCAGGCTCCCGCCGGCTCCCCTCGCCGCATGTCAAGGCCGGCCTCGGTGTTCACCGACTCGGATCCAACACGGGGGCGTAACGAGCTGGCCCCACCCAGCCCGCCCCGAGACGCCCTGCCGCTCCACCTCGCTTCTCTCCTTCCTCCGGGCTGGGGTCGCCCGGGCTGCGGCAGGTGCACAACTACAGCGCCAACTGAAGTACAGCCTGGGTGCCTAGTTCGCGACGAGGGTCCCTTACAGCACGAG GactggagtatcaccaaagaactagccaTGAAGAGCGGTGCGTGGAAGcctgctatccatgtgccagcaGAACCATGA
- the LOC120973690 gene encoding uncharacterized protein isoform X1: protein MTIDPYDQLFAADEGLDRSRVPDPLEELFAEDEPLARLYIDDCFQPTGDSSPSPPTSPRAPPPPPADAPAPVGFVNDDVGRIACPRASRGTDAGRRWFPISQAPAGSPRRMSRPASVFTDSDPTRGRNELAPPSPPRDALPLHLASLLPPGWGRPGCGRCTTTAPTEVQPGCLVRDEGPLQHESSEHYVWRRFCDVSVEFERLWSIYCSDQTSNGLCCCAPVSSLDQ, encoded by the exons ATGACGATCGATCCGTACGATCAGTTGTTCGCCGCCGACGAGGGCCTCGACCGCTCCCGCGTCCCAGATCCGTTGGAGGAGCTCTTCGCGGAGGACGAGCCCCTCGCCCGGCTGTACATCGACGACTGCTTCCAGCCCACCGGGGACAGCAGTCCGTCCCCACCTACGTCTCCTCgtgcgcctccgcctccgcctgcgGACGCGCCGGCTCCTGTCGGGTTCGTCAACGACGACGTCGGGCGCATCGCCTGCCCGCGCGCATCACGGGGCACCGATGCGGGCAGGCGGTGGTTCCCGATCTCGCAGGCTCCCGCCGGCTCCCCTCGCCGCATGTCAAGGCCGGCCTCGGTGTTCACCGACTCGGATCCAACACGGGGGCGTAACGAGCTGGCCCCACCCAGCCCGCCCCGAGACGCCCTGCCGCTCCACCTCGCTTCTCTCCTTCCTCCGGGCTGGGGTCGCCCGGGCTGCGGCAGGTGCACAACTACAGCGCCAACTGAAGTACAGCCTGGGTGCCTAGTTCGCGACGAGGGTCCCTTACAGCACGAG AGTTCGGAGCACTACGTTTGGCGAAGGTTCTGCGACGTGTCAGTTGAGTTCGAGCGCCTTTGGTCAATctactgtagcgaccagacctcaaatggtctgtgctgctgtgcaccagtgtcatctctggatcagtaa